Proteins encoded together in one Panthera uncia isolate 11264 chromosome A2, Puncia_PCG_1.0, whole genome shotgun sequence window:
- the FSTL3 gene encoding follistatin-related protein 3 isoform X3, with amino-acid sequence MRPGTPGPLWPLPWGALAWAVGFVGSVGSGDPAPGGVCWLQQGREATCSLVLQTDVSQAECCATSNIDTAWSNFTHPGNKISLLGFLGLVHCLPCKDSCEGVECGPGKTCRMQGGRPRCECAPDCAGLPARLQVCGSDGATYRDECELRAARCRGHPDLRVMYPGRCRKSCAHVMCPRPQSCVVDQTGSAHCVVCRAAPCPAPSSPGQELCGNNNVTYMSSCHLRQATCFLGRSIGVRHPGSCAGTPEPSDAESESEEENFV; translated from the exons ATGCGTCCCGGGACGCCGGGGCCACTGTGGCCACTGCCCTGGGGGGCCCTGGCTTGGGCCGTGGGCTTCGTGGGCTCCGTGGGCTCGGGGGACCCCGCGCCCG GTGGCGTCTGCTGGCTCCAGCAGGGCCGAGAGGCCACCTGCAGTCTGGTGCTGCAGACTGACGTGAGCCAAGCCGAGTGTTGTGCCACCAGCAACATTGACACCGCCTGGTCCAACTTCACTCACCCGGGGAACAAGATCAGCCTTCTGGGCTTCTTGGGCCTCGTCCACTGCCTCCCCTGCAAAG ATTCGTGCGAGGGCGTGGAGTGCGGCCCCGGCAAGACGTGCCGCATGCAGGGGGGCCGCCCGCGCTGCGAGTGCGCGCCCGACTGCGCTGGACTCCCGGCGCGCCTGCAGGTCTGCGGCTCCGACGGCGCCACCTACCGCGACGAGTGCGAGCTGCGCGCCGCGCGCTGCCGCGGCCACCCGGACCTGCGCGTCATGTACCCAGGACGCTGCCGCA AGTCGTGCGCGCACGTGATGTGCCCGCGGCCGCAGTCGTGCGTGGTGGACCAGACCGGCAGCGCTCACTGCGTGGTGTGTCGCGCGGCGCCCTGTCCCGCGCCCTCCAGCCCCGGCCAGGAGCTCTGCGGCAACAACAACGTCACCTACATGTCCTCGTGTCACCTCCGCCAGGCCACCTGCTTCCTGGGCCGCTCCATCGGCGTGCGCCACCCGGGCAGCTGTGCAG GCACCCCCGAGCCGTCAGATGCGGAGTCGGAGTCGGAGGAGGAGAACTTCGTGTGA
- the PRSS57 gene encoding LOW QUALITY PROTEIN: serine protease 57 (The sequence of the model RefSeq protein was modified relative to this genomic sequence to represent the inferred CDS: deleted 1 base in 1 codon), translating into MGPRANELGRLLLAVSVALTLPTGPPGSRGARIIGGHEVKPHSRPYMVSVAFEGQHHCGGFLLRSRWVVSAAHCFSHRDSRMGLVVLGAHVLHSSEPTRQVLGISTVVRHPDYQPTTHANDICLLQLNGSAILGPAVGLLRLPRRDATPLRAGARCRVAGWGSVSDFEDLPPGLMEAEVRVLGLDACNSSWKGQLSPAMLCTHSGDRRRRGFCSADSGGPLVCRNRAHGLVSFSGLWCGDPKTPDVYTQVSAFVSWIQDVVRRPNGPQPSPLPGTAGFLRELPEPQQHGVHK; encoded by the exons GCTCCCGGGGAGCCCGGATCATCGGGGGCCACGAGGTGAAGCCCCACTCCCGGCCCTACATGGTGTCTGTGGCCTTCGAGGGCCAGCACCACTGCGGAGGCTTCCTGCTCCGCTCCCGCTGGGTGGTCTCCGCGGCCCATTGCTTCAGCCACAG ggaCTCCCGAATGGGCCTGGTGGTGCTGGGGGCTCACGTCCTGCACAGCTCGGAGCCCACACGACAGGTGCTGGGCATCTCCACCGTCGTCAGGCACCCGGACTACCAGCCCACCACCCACGCCAACGACATCTGTCTACTGCAG CTCAACGGCTCTGCCATCCTGGGTCCTGCAGTGGGGCTGCTGAGGCTGCCACGGAGAGACGCCACGCCACTCAGGGCTGGGGCACGCTGCCGGGTGGCTGGCTGGGGCTCTGTATCCGATTTCGAGGACCTGCCACCCGGGCTGATGGAGGCCGAAGTGCGCGTGCTGGGCCTGGACGCCTGCAACAGCTCCTGGAAGGGTCAGCTGAGCCCTGCCATGCTCTGCACCCACAGTGGGGACCGCCGGAGGCGTGGCTTCTGCTCG gcgGACTCTGGGGGACCCCTGGTGTGCAGGAACCGGGCACATGGTCTGGTCTCCTTCTCTGGACTCTGGTGCGGCGACCCTAAGACCCCTGATGTGTACACGCAGGTGTCTGCCTTCGTAAGCTGGATACAGGATGTGGTTCGAAGGCCC AACGGGCCCCAGCCCAGTCCCCTGCCCGGGACCGCTGGGTTCCTGCGGGAGTTGCCTGAACCACAACAGCACGGGGTACACAAATGA
- the FSTL3 gene encoding follistatin-related protein 3 isoform X2 codes for MRPGTPGPLWPLPWGALAWAVGFVGSVGSGDPAPGGVCWLQQGREATCSLVLQTDVSQAECCATSNIDTAWSNFTHPGNKISLLGFLGLVHCLPCKDSCEGVECGPGKTCRMQGGRPRCECAPDCAGLPARLQVCGSDGATYRDECELRAARCRGHPDLRVMYPGRCRKSCAHVMCPRPQSCVVDQTGSAHCVVCRAAPCPAPSSPGQELCGNNNVTYMSSCHLRQATCFLGRSIGVRHPGSCAGTPEPSDAESESEEENFVPQTGSNEGVRSSDVYK; via the exons ATGCGTCCCGGGACGCCGGGGCCACTGTGGCCACTGCCCTGGGGGGCCCTGGCTTGGGCCGTGGGCTTCGTGGGCTCCGTGGGCTCGGGGGACCCCGCGCCCG GTGGCGTCTGCTGGCTCCAGCAGGGCCGAGAGGCCACCTGCAGTCTGGTGCTGCAGACTGACGTGAGCCAAGCCGAGTGTTGTGCCACCAGCAACATTGACACCGCCTGGTCCAACTTCACTCACCCGGGGAACAAGATCAGCCTTCTGGGCTTCTTGGGCCTCGTCCACTGCCTCCCCTGCAAAG ATTCGTGCGAGGGCGTGGAGTGCGGCCCCGGCAAGACGTGCCGCATGCAGGGGGGCCGCCCGCGCTGCGAGTGCGCGCCCGACTGCGCTGGACTCCCGGCGCGCCTGCAGGTCTGCGGCTCCGACGGCGCCACCTACCGCGACGAGTGCGAGCTGCGCGCCGCGCGCTGCCGCGGCCACCCGGACCTGCGCGTCATGTACCCAGGACGCTGCCGCA AGTCGTGCGCGCACGTGATGTGCCCGCGGCCGCAGTCGTGCGTGGTGGACCAGACCGGCAGCGCTCACTGCGTGGTGTGTCGCGCGGCGCCCTGTCCCGCGCCCTCCAGCCCCGGCCAGGAGCTCTGCGGCAACAACAACGTCACCTACATGTCCTCGTGTCACCTCCGCCAGGCCACCTGCTTCCTGGGCCGCTCCATCGGCGTGCGCCACCCGGGCAGCTGTGCAG GCACCCCCGAGCCGTCAGATGCGGAGTCGGAGTCGGAGGAGGAGAACTTCGT ACCGCAGACTGGGAGTAACGAAGGGGTCCGCAGCTCGGATGTGTATAAATGA
- the FSTL3 gene encoding follistatin-related protein 3 isoform X1, producing the protein MRPGTPGPLWPLPWGALAWAVGFVGSVGSGDPAPGGVCWLQQGREATCSLVLQTDVSQAECCATSNIDTAWSNFTHPGNKISLLGFLGLVHCLPCKDSCEGVECGPGKTCRMQGGRPRCECAPDCAGLPARLQVCGSDGATYRDECELRAARCRGHPDLRVMYPGRCRKSCAHVMCPRPQSCVVDQTGSAHCVVCRAAPCPAPSSPGQELCGNNNVTYMSSCHLRQATCFLGRSIGVRHPGSCAGVARSGERRWGPTSRPSPRPHFSFRPSRSSGTPEPSDAESESEEENFVPQTGSNEGVRSSDVYK; encoded by the exons ATGCGTCCCGGGACGCCGGGGCCACTGTGGCCACTGCCCTGGGGGGCCCTGGCTTGGGCCGTGGGCTTCGTGGGCTCCGTGGGCTCGGGGGACCCCGCGCCCG GTGGCGTCTGCTGGCTCCAGCAGGGCCGAGAGGCCACCTGCAGTCTGGTGCTGCAGACTGACGTGAGCCAAGCCGAGTGTTGTGCCACCAGCAACATTGACACCGCCTGGTCCAACTTCACTCACCCGGGGAACAAGATCAGCCTTCTGGGCTTCTTGGGCCTCGTCCACTGCCTCCCCTGCAAAG ATTCGTGCGAGGGCGTGGAGTGCGGCCCCGGCAAGACGTGCCGCATGCAGGGGGGCCGCCCGCGCTGCGAGTGCGCGCCCGACTGCGCTGGACTCCCGGCGCGCCTGCAGGTCTGCGGCTCCGACGGCGCCACCTACCGCGACGAGTGCGAGCTGCGCGCCGCGCGCTGCCGCGGCCACCCGGACCTGCGCGTCATGTACCCAGGACGCTGCCGCA AGTCGTGCGCGCACGTGATGTGCCCGCGGCCGCAGTCGTGCGTGGTGGACCAGACCGGCAGCGCTCACTGCGTGGTGTGTCGCGCGGCGCCCTGTCCCGCGCCCTCCAGCCCCGGCCAGGAGCTCTGCGGCAACAACAACGTCACCTACATGTCCTCGTGTCACCTCCGCCAGGCCACCTGCTTCCTGGGCCGCTCCATCGGCGTGCGCCACCCGGGCAGCTGTGCAGGTGTGGCGCGGAGCGGGGAGCGGCGGTGGGGCCCAACCTCCCGCCCCTCTCCGCGCCCCCACTTTTCTTTTCGTCCCTCCCGCTCTTCAGGCACCCCCGAGCCGTCAGATGCGGAGTCGGAGTCGGAGGAGGAGAACTTCGT ACCGCAGACTGGGAGTAACGAAGGGGTCCGCAGCTCGGATGTGTATAAATGA